The sequence below is a genomic window from Rhodococcus sp. 4CII.
GGAGAAAGCTCATCGCAGCGATGGTGGCGGGATCATTGACCAGGTGCCAGTCGTCGACGACGACGGTCAGGGGATCTCTGCTGGTGTGGATCTCGTCGATCAGAGCAGTCAGAACGAACCGGTCGGCCTCCTCGCCATGGTCTTCGAGGATCTGACCGAGTTCCTCGGCCAGGTCGGGTCGGACCAGACGAATCGACTCGATCAGGTGGGACAGAAACCACACGACATTGTTGTCATCGGCGTCGATGCTCAGCCAGGCCACCTCGACACCTGCGCCGGCCTGCAGGTGCTGCCACTGCGCTGCGAGGGTGCTCTTGCCGAAACCAGCGGGCGCATGAATCAAGATCAACCGCCGACGGCCGGCACCGTGCAGCCGCTCGGCGAGCCGCCCGCGCGCGACGAGGGCCCGGGACGGAGTCGGCGGACGATACTTGGTGGAGGCGCTGGGCGGCTGCCGTGGCGGCCCCTCCACTCCAGCGCGCCGACCGAGCTCCGTCGGGACGTAATTGGCCGTTCCGGTGTCGCTGCGCGGGGGACGGTCCGGAACTTCCGGGTGCGAGTCCCGCGGCAGAGCCATCTCGGCCGCGGTCAAACCGTGGCTGCGTTCGATCGCGCGGAGCTGATGTCCGAACTCGGCGGCGGTCGCCGGTCTCCGACCGGGAGCACGTGCCATGGCGGATTCGACCGCGGCACGAACATCGGCGGGGATCCCGGCTGCGGGCAACGGCGGAGCCGCCTCCGCGGCGATCCGCAAGAACTGGGCGACGATTTGCTCACCGGAGCGGCGTTCGAAGGCCGCGTGCCCGGTGAGCAGACAGAACAACGTCGCTCCGAGCCCATAGACGTCGGAGGCGACGGTGGGGGGATCACCGGACAGAACCTCCGGCGCCGTGAAGGCCGGCGACCCGGTGATGGTGCCGGTGTCGGTTTCGAATCCGCCTGCGATCCGCGCGATCCCGAAGTCCGACAGCTGCGGTTCGCCGTAACCGGTCACCAGTACGTTGCCCGGTTTGATATCACGATGAAGGATCCCCGCACGATGCGCGGTTTCGAGGGCACCGGCGAGCTTCACCCCGACTTGGAGGGCGGCGCTCCACGCGAGCGGCCCACGGCGCCGAAGGACCGTCTCCAGGGATCCGCGCGCGTGGTATTGCATGACGAGGAATTGCCTGCCACTGGCGGTGGCCCCGATGCGCAGCACGTTGACGATGTTCGGATGACCCGAGAGCTGCCCCATGGCACGCTGCTCGCGGAGGAATCGGGCGTAACCGTCCTCGTCGAAGGTCGAATTGAGCACTTTGACTGCCACTGTCCGGTCCAAGGAGGGTTCTCGGCACCGGAAGACCACCCCGAAGCCTCCGTGCCCGATCTCGCTGACCTCCTCGAATCCCTCGGCTGCGAGTTCAGCTTCGAGTGCGGGAAACAGTCCGTGACCAGGATCGGAGGCGCTTTCGTCGGTCATGGGAAACACGCCCTGATCGGGCGAGGAACTTCAGGTATCCGGTTCATCCTGTGCCGCCACGGTCCTTGTCCGGCCCGCTCACCACGCGCCGCGGTGCGGCGACGGACACCCGAGCCGGGTGTGTCTCGACCCTCCTGCCGATGAGCCTACGCGTCGGAAATACCAGGTGGACAGGAGTTCGAACCGAGCGAACCCGCACCCCTACGCCTTCACGGAAGAGCCGTGATCAGTGTGTCCACCTCGACGCGGGGTCCGGTGAAGAACGGCACCTCCTCGCGGACGTGCAGCCGGGCCTCTCGTAGTCGCCGAGCGCGAATGCGGGCATGGTGTTGGCGCGCACGTCCTTGTAGGTGCGGGCCGCCATGCCGTGGTCGGCGAGCATCTTGCGGCGCTCGTCGTCGGGCAGCAGGTACCACTCGTAGGAGCGGACGAACGGGTACACGCAGATGTAGTTGCCCGGGTCCTCACCTGCCAGGAACGCCGGGATGTGGCTCTTGTTGAATTCGGCGGGGCGGTGGCACGCGACGTTGCTCCACACGGGCTTGCTCGCGCGCCCCAGGGCGGTGGTGCGACGGAAGTCCGCGTACGTGGCCTGGAGGGCTTCGATGCTCGCCGAGTGCGTCCAGATCATGAAGTCGGCGTCGGCGCGCAATCCGGCGACGTCGTAGAGCCCGCGAACGACGACACCCTTCTCGGCTCGGCCTTCGAAGAAGATCCGCGCCTCCTTGATGACGGCTTCCCGGTCGTCCCCGAGAACCCCGGGTTCCACCTGGAACACCGAGAACATGAGGTAGCGGATTTCAGAGTTCACTTCGTCGACGTCGAGGCGCGAGAGAAGCGCATGGACTGCGGCCTGGGGGAGGGGGCACTGCCGTTGTCGATCGCGACCCGGCAGCGCACGGGTATGGTCATGAGACTCGTTTCTTCGTGGGAGCAGGAGATCGATCAGCTCGCTACGGACAGCATGGCGATCATGCGCAGGGCTGTCACCGGATGGGTCAGCAGGCCCTGCACGACCAATTTGTGCGTTGCGATGTCGCGGAGTACTCCCAGCCCGCGCCGGGTGAAGAAGCCGACAGGCAGCAGCCCGCCTGCTTTCATTTCCAGTTGGGAGACGTCGAGGATCTGTCCCACCGTCGCCCACACGACGACGGCGGGGTTGTTCACGAAGTCGTTGCAGACGGTGGCGTGGTCGTCCCGAAAGATGATGGTCGCGGCGGCGTTGGTGTCCGTGCTGAACACCGCGACCGGCCGGGTGAAGGTGCGGGCCAGGGCGAGTCGTTCGGGATGATTGTGAAGATTCTGCTCGAGCAGGGTCGCCAGGATGTTCGCGACGCCATTCGCGTCGTCACCGTCGTAGAGGGACAGGGTGTATGTGGTGGGGTGAACCGTTGTCATCGTGGGCCTTCCAAGGCGCTTGCGAAGAAGGGGTGCCCGCGCAGGTCGATGGAGCGCCGTCGACCTGCGCGGGCTGAGGTGGTGGTGTCAGACTGCCCATTCGGTCGGTACCCGACCCCAGGACCGCAGGAAGTTGTTGAGGGCTCCGGCGTTCTCGATCGCTGCCGTCATCGGTCCCTTGACGAACTCGAGTTCGCCTGCCATGAGCAGTTTTCCGCCTTCTTCGACTCCGTCGGCGGCCCGCTGCCACGATTCGAGGCCACCGTTGAGGACGATCCACAGGTCGTCCTCGTCGAATTTGCGGGGAGTCCACGAGATGATCTCACCCTGGTTCCATTCGATGTGCACGGTGAGGTCTTCGCGGCCGACGACCGCGAGTTCCATCTTGTTGGTGAACGACGCCGGGTCCTTGAATCCGCGGTAGACCGCCTCGTTGGCGTTGACGACCTCACGTGCGGCCTCACACCATTCCGGGGAAAAGAACTTCAACTTGTCAGTCATGGACGAGATCTCCTTCGAATGGTCCTGGGTTGTGCGGTTGTGGAATCTGTGTCGGTTGGGGCGGTGCCGTGTCCACCCGGCCATGGACACGGCACCTCTTTGTGCCCACCGAACTGCCACCTGCACCCTGTCCGAGATACCGTCAGGGCTTCGCTTGCCCCTGCGAACGCGAAGAGGTGTCGCGGCAAACCGGTCGGTGATGGTGCGGTGACGCCACCATGATTCGGTGGGAGTTTCTACTGGGGGTAGTGGTTTCGACCTTGGTGATCAGACGCCTTGCAGGGTCCGTTCGCGGGGGGTGAGGCGACCTTCGGTGGGCGGCGAAGCCGGTATGCCGATCCCGCCGAGCACGATCAGGGCTACCCCGGGAATGATGAGCCACCAGGTGAGGGTTGTCGTGGGTTGTGTTGCGGTGGGGATGCTGGCTGCCTGCTGGAAGCTCTCGACGTTGCGCTCCATGCCCGCCACGAGGGCCTGGAAGCGCGGGAGGATGTCGTTGAGCTGGCCCATGCCGGCCGCGACATCGGGGAAGTTCTGGCCCATGAAACTCTGGAACTGGGTGGGATCCATCTTCAGCGCTTCGGCGAGCGCGGGGGCGGTCTCGGCCTGCAGTTGGTCGGACATCTTCTGGATGACGTCCATGTCCGAGCGCACGGCGGCGACGCCTTCTTCGGTGAAGATCGGACCGAACGCCGCAGTGAGGTCGTCAACGGCCTTAGTTTTGACCGGTACCGACAGGATCAGCGGCGCGACGACGAAGACCAGTCCGATGACGATGCTGACCAGCAGGGCGATCCGCGACATTCCGCTCCGGGTGCGGTCCCGTCCGAGGACCAGCGCGGCACCGGCGAGGACGAACAGGACTGCACCGGGGACCAGGAAGAGGTAGGGCACGGTGGTGCTCGGCAGGAAGCCGGTCGGGATCTGGTCGGCGCTGCGGAAGTTCGGGGCTTGGGTCTCGAGCCCCGTCACGAGCCCCTGGAACTTCGGGAGGATGGTGTCGAGCTGTCCGATTCCGCTGGCCACGTCGGGGAAGTTTTCGCCCACGAAGCTCTGAAACTGCTCTGGGGGCATACCGAGCGCGTTCGGGAGCGCGGGAAGCGTTTCCGTTTGCAGCTGGTCGGACATCGCCTGCACGGTGTTCATGTCGGCCCGTGTCTGGGCGAGTGCGTCCGGTTCGAAATTCGCACGAAGATCACCGGTCAGGGTGTCCACGCTCTGCGCCTTGCTGAGCATTCCCGTCACGAGCGGGAAGAGGAACAGTACTGCGCCTATCACTGCCACACTGGACAGTGCGATGGTTCTTCTCGCCGGCATTCCCGGCCTCCTTGGGGTTGTGGAAATTCGGTGAACACCGGAGATCCGGCGTCGACTGGGGGCGTGTTACGAGCGCGGGGTGTCTTCGCCGCACGCCTCAACTGGGGTGGGTCGACACCGCCGCGCTCGCGCCGTGCGGCACACACGTCTTCATCCGGGTCCGTCGTCGCATCCCCTCCGAGATTTGGCGGACCCTACTGCAGGGTGGGTGCGCCAGAGCGGCACGGCGACAGGGCAACCCACCGACGGGAACGGGAAATTTGCGCTTTAAGCCAGGTCAGCTGACGACGGCGGCGAAGTGCACGATCTGGACACCACCGGTCGCGAAATTGGGTAGGTCGGCGACGGCCTCGGCGCCCTCGGGGGAGGACAGTGCCTCCGCCATCGCTTCGGCGGAGTCGAAATCCGCCTCGAAGACGGCGATGAACGGTGACTCACCCTCAGCGGCGGCAAGGTTGACGCTGTGGCGGCTCGCGCGCACCCCCGGCAGCTTGTGAGCGATGGAGAGGTGGGTGTTCTGGTAGTACTCCCGGAACTGATCCGGATCGGTGGGCTGGCCATAGAGAACCATGAGGGTGTGCATCGGTGGGTCCTTCCGGGTTATACGTTCGTGCGGTTCAGGGTTCGACCGAATCGAGGACGAAACTGCAGGTGGCATGGACGGTGCCGTTCCGGCCCGGCACCATGTCGAGGACGAGCTCGGGTTCGATCCTCCGGTCGACGGAGGCATCGGAGGCTGCGGGCCCCGACCGCGCCGTCCTCCGGAATGCGGTAAGGCGAGGGAACTATGGTTTCGACCTCGAAGCAACCGTGGTCGTCGGCGACCACGACACCGCGGAGATTGCCTGCCGGAACGCCGGGCGTGAAGCCCGAGTAATGGCCGCTGGCATCGGTCTGCCACATATCGAGGTTCGCGTAGGCGATCGGTGACCCGTCTGTCTCCGACACTCGTACGGTCAGGATCAGCGGTGTCCCGGCCTCGTCGTCGCGCATCGGCAGCGTGCACGGCGACGGCAGATGCGGCTGTCCGGGAAGGTAGTAGGGTCCTTCGGTGCTGGCCGGGCTGGCGCCGCGGTCTGGATGGGCGCGATCGACGAGGGTGCGTTCGACGAACATGTCCAGAAGCAGCGGCCACTCTCCGTTGTCGCCGACCGAGATTAGCCAGGACTCGAGGGAACGGAATTCGGCAGCAGTGACATTGTGGCGGCGGAGGACATCGGCGATCGCGTCGGCCGCGGCCCGGGCGAGTGCCGAGATACGTGCCGGTGAGGAACTCGCACCCAATATTCGGTGGGTGCGCTCTCGGATCAGGTGGTTCGCAGTGTGACCCGGGGTGGTCGAGGTGGTGGTGTGAGCAGTCATTCTCAGCTCTCGCTGACAGCGGCGGCGGGGAGGGGCGGTGGTGCCGCGCAGGAGGTGCGATCCACGCGGCACCACCTGCCGCCGTGTCACTCTCTGTTTCGGAAGTGAGACTGGGTCGGTGGGAAGTGGAAAACTAGGGGCGGTCCGCGGGGAGCGGGTTCTGACTCGGGTCCCATTCGACGCGGACGTGGTCGGGGCCGCGGAACGAGGTGTTCGGTGAATACGTCCATTCCTGGTCCTCCACCAGGCGCAGGTGCGGCAGGCGCTTTGTGGTCTCCTCCAGCATCACCCGCATTTCCATGCGGGCCAAGCCCTGACCGAGGCACAGGTGCACGCCCCACCCGAAGGCGAGGTGCTCGTCGGCGTTCTCGCGGGTGATGTCGAACCTCTCCCCGTCCTCGAACTTCGCGTCGTCGTGGTTGGCGGATCCGGTCAGCATCATCACCCGCGACCCGGTCGGAAGGTCATAGCCACCGAGCCGGACCGGCCGCGTCGTGATCCGTCGCCACGTCGGCACGGAGGACTGGTAGCGCAGGATCTCGTGGACCGCGCCGGGGATCAGCGTCGGATCTTCGCAGATCGCTTCCCACTGAGACCGGTTCTCTAGCAGCGACTTGAATCCGCTCGCCGCGGCGTTGGTCGTCGTCTCGTGCGAGGCATAGAGGTGGCTCTGCATGATCGAGGCGAGGTAGGTCTTGTCCCACACCTCGTCGTTGCCGTCCTTCTGCCAAGCCTTGATGACATTGGACATGTAGTCCTCACCCGGATTCTCGGCCAGCTTGTCGACGTGTTCACGCGCGTACTGAAGGTAGGCGGCATAGTCGCCGGCAAGAGCAACCTGCTGCTCATCGGTGGGCCGTCCCCACAGCCAGAGCGCGAACCGGGCCGCGTATCCGCGGACGCGCTCGACCTCGGCCTCCGGCACACCCATCAGGATGAATGCCGTCAGCGCCGGCACCGAGAACGTCATGTCGCCGACTATGTCGGCGCGGCCGTTCTTGACGATCGCGTCCAAGCAATGGGAGACGAACCGGCGGGTGTAGGGCTCGAGTTCGGCTACCTTGTTGTCATTGAGGCCCTTGCGGAAAACCCTGCGCCGCTTCGGGTGCAGTGGTGCGTCCTCGTCGACGAGCATCGTCGACGGGACGAAGTTGGCCTCGGCCAGCACATCCATCGCCGCGGGGCACGGCGGGGTGATCATGACACCCGCCTCGCTCGCGCTGTAGGACTCGGTGTCCTTGAAGATCTCGATGATGTCCTCGTAGCGGCTGACGATCCAGTAGTCGATCTCGGGGCTGTAGAAGACCGGTTCCTGTTCCCGGACGGCCTTGAAGACGGGGTACGGGTCCTGCTGGTAGTCCTCGTCGAACGGGTTGAACTCGGCGGCGAAGTGGCTGACCGGGCACTTGCCGGAGACGATGTCTTCGGCAATCGGTGCCGGAGTGGTTTCGGTCATGTCGATCCTCCTGGACGTTGGGTAGCGGCAGATCGGGCTGAGCGCCGCATGATGTCGGTAATGGTCGGGATGGCTACATGTCGAGGACGATTCGCGGTGAGCGGGCCCGCGAGCAGCAGATCATCATCACCTCGTTCTCCGCCTTCTCGTCGTCGTCGAGCACCGCGTCGCGGTGGTCGACCTCGCCCTCGAGCACGGTTGTCTCGCAGGAGCCGCACACTCCCTCGCCGCAACTGTTCGCAGCCTTGATTCCGCACTCGAGCAGGGCGTCCAGAATTGTCTGGTCGGGCCCGACGGTGAGGGTTTTCCCGGTCCGGGACAGCTCCACCTCGAAAACGGTCTCCACGCTCGGATCGAGCTCGACGGCGGTGCCGGAGAAGTGCTCGACGTGCAGCTGTGCGGACACCCCCAGATCGGCGCACCGCGCGGTGAGCGCGTCCAGAAGCCGTTCGGGGCCGCAGCTGTAGATGTGCACGTTCGGATCGAGGTCGTCGCCGATCAGGGCGTCGAGGTTCAAGCGAGTGCCCTCGTCCGAGACACACATCTGCACGTTGTCGTCGTCGGAGAGTTGCTCGAAGAACGCCATCTTCGGCCGTGAACGTCCGGCGTACACCAAGCGGTAGGCGATGCCCTTCTCCGCAGCGGCCGCCATCATCGGTAGCAGAGGCGTGATGCCGATCCCGGCGGCAACGAATAGATATTCCTGCGCCGGTTTCAGTGGGAAGTTATTGCGCGGCAGGGACGCAGTGAGCGTGGCCCCCTTCGTCACCTCGTCGTGGATGTGTTGTGACCCTCCGCGGCTGTTCGGATCGCGAAGGACGGCGACCTCGTAGCGGGAACTGTCGCCGGGCGCGTTGTGCAGCGAGTACTGCCGCACCATGCCGTTCGCCAAGTGCAGATCGATGTGGGCGCCGGCTTCCCAGGTGGGGAGGGTACTTCCGGTGCCGTCGATCAAGCTCAGCGTGAGCACGCCGTCGCACTCCTTGCGGACTTCGTCCACCACCAGTTTGAGCGCGGTGGACGGATCAGTGTGGTCGGGGGACATAACAGCCTCCATGGGGCGGGGAAGCGGGGCGATCATCGGGCGATGAGGACACGGTGGTCGGTCGGATCGCGAGACCGCGTGCCGAAGGCATGCGGACCGAGTGCGATCTCACAAACAAAACTATGGTGTGGCCGAGCTCATAGCTATCCGGGACGCGTCGCACGCTATCCACTTCTCGACACGTCGTGCCGGCGGTGAATTTCGGGTGCGGTATGTTGCGAAATGCTCTGCGGGGCAAATGGGTTCGCTGGATATTCGTGAAACGGTGATTGCGTGAACCCCTGAAGGGCCGTTCCGCGCGGCACGCCGGCGGGACGATTTCTTGACAAATGTTTAGTGATTGGGCTCACAATGGCGTCTACGATCGTGCGTCCACCGTGGAGGTTGCCCAGGGAAGGGCGCAAGACAGTGAGAGGTTTGAACACCCCGATGGGCACACACAGCACTACCCGATTCGCCGACTGGCACGAAGTCCAGGATGCGGTTGCTGCAGCGTACTTTCCGCACGAGATGAGGCCGCTGACGACCGGAGCCGCGTGCCGATCGGCCGTGCAGGCAGCGACGATCGGGTCATGCCGGATCACCAGCATGAGGCTCGGCGCCGCGGTCTCCGTCGCGACCGAGCACCCGGGCGCCTACGGTGTCAACATTCCGGTGTCGGGACGGCTCGACTCGGTCATCGGGAGAGCCGAGATCGCGTCGCTGCCCGGCCAGGCGACCATCTGCCCGCCGGACACCCGGACTGTCATTCCGCGCTGGAGTCCGTCGTGTCGCCTCATCGGGTTCAAGGTCGACACGGACTACCTGCAGCGCGAAATGGATCGAGTGCTGGGGCGCCCGGGGAAGCTGCCGATGCAGATCGATCTGCGGACCGACCGGGGGGCGAGCTGGTTCAAGTTCGTCCAAACCGTCTTCCATCAGGTCACTGACGACGCCGGTGTGTGGAGTAACAGCGTCGTGCTGACTCAACTCGCGGGTACGCTCACCGCCGCGTTCGTCCTCGCGGCCATACCGGACGACGAGGACGGTCACCGCGGCGTTCGTCCCCGCATCGTCAAAAGGGTCGTCGACGCAATTCATGCCGATTCGGCCCACACGTGGACACCGGGTGAGATGGCCGAGGTGGCGGGAGTCAGTGTCCGCCGACTGCAACAAGGGTTCCGGGCGTGCATGAACCAGACGCCATTCGAATATTTGTTCGAAGTTCGTCTGGAGCGGGCGCACGCGGAGCTCATGGCGGCCGGCCCCCCGGCCACGGTCGCTGATATCGCGTTTCGGTGTGGAATCACCCACACCAGCAGATTCGCCGCGGCCTATCGCGACCGGTTCGGCAGCACCCCTTCGGAGACCTTGAGGCGCTGAGGGCGGCTGCAGTCGCGCCCCGGGTTCGTCCGCGTGTGAGAGCCGCCGAGGCCCAATGTCCGGTGCGATGCTTTTGTTGGCATAAAATGTGATGTGAGTCATACTCTGCGCACTTGATGGAAGCGCGCCGCAATGCCGGAAAGGTGAACAAACTCCGTGCCTGACCACTGGAGGGGGCCCGAGCAAACCGTGCCGGCCGCGACGCGACACGGCGCCCCGCCGTGCACCTCGATCAATCTGCACAGCGAAGACGTCGAAGAAGCAGTTGCAGGCGTCGGCGAGGTCTTCCATCCGCACGAACTCACGCGGGTCGGCGCAGCCGGCGGGTTTCACGCCGACCTGAAGGCGGTGGTCGCGGGATCCATGGTCACGGGGCAGTTGCGCTACAACAACAACACCGAC
It includes:
- a CDS encoding EthD family reductase, with the protein product MHTLMVLYGQPTDPDQFREYYQNTHLSIAHKLPGVRASRHSVNLAAAEGESPFIAVFEADFDSAEAMAEALSSPEGAEAVADLPNFATGGVQIVHFAAVVS
- a CDS encoding dioxygenase, which encodes MTAHTTTSTTPGHTANHLIRERTHRILGASSSPARISALARAAADAIADVLRRHNVTAAEFRSLESWLISVGDNGEWPLLLDMFVERTLVDRAHPDRGASPASTEGPYYLPGQPHLPSPCTLPMRDDEAGTPLILTVRVSETDGSPIAYANLDMWQTDASGHYSGFTPGVPAGNLRGVVVADDHGCFEVETIVPSPYRIPEDGAVGARSLRCLRRPEDRTRARPRHGAGPERHRPCHLQFRPRFGRTLNRTNV
- a CDS encoding cytochrome P450, with the protein product MTETTPAPIAEDIVSGKCPVSHFAAEFNPFDEDYQQDPYPVFKAVREQEPVFYSPEIDYWIVSRYEDIIEIFKDTESYSASEAGVMITPPCPAAMDVLAEANFVPSTMLVDEDAPLHPKRRRVFRKGLNDNKVAELEPYTRRFVSHCLDAIVKNGRADIVGDMTFSVPALTAFILMGVPEAEVERVRGYAARFALWLWGRPTDEQQVALAGDYAAYLQYAREHVDKLAENPGEDYMSNVIKAWQKDGNDEVWDKTYLASIMQSHLYASHETTTNAAASGFKSLLENRSQWEAICEDPTLIPGAVHEILRYQSSVPTWRRITTRPVRLGGYDLPTGSRVMMLTGSANHDDAKFEDGERFDITRENADEHLAFGWGVHLCLGQGLARMEMRVMLEETTKRLPHLRLVEDQEWTYSPNTSFRGPDHVRVEWDPSQNPLPADRP
- a CDS encoding PDR/VanB family oxidoreductase, which translates into the protein MSPDHTDPSTALKLVVDEVRKECDGVLTLSLIDGTGSTLPTWEAGAHIDLHLANGMVRQYSLHNAPGDSSRYEVAVLRDPNSRGGSQHIHDEVTKGATLTASLPRNNFPLKPAQEYLFVAAGIGITPLLPMMAAAAEKGIAYRLVYAGRSRPKMAFFEQLSDDDNVQMCVSDEGTRLNLDALIGDDLDPNVHIYSCGPERLLDALTARCADLGVSAQLHVEHFSGTAVELDPSVETVFEVELSRTGKTLTVGPDQTILDALLECGIKAANSCGEGVCGSCETTVLEGEVDHRDAVLDDDEKAENEVMMICCSRARSPRIVLDM
- a CDS encoding AraC family transcriptional regulator, giving the protein MGTHSTTRFADWHEVQDAVAAAYFPHEMRPLTTGAACRSAVQAATIGSCRITSMRLGAAVSVATEHPGAYGVNIPVSGRLDSVIGRAEIASLPGQATICPPDTRTVIPRWSPSCRLIGFKVDTDYLQREMDRVLGRPGKLPMQIDLRTDRGASWFKFVQTVFHQVTDDAGVWSNSVVLTQLAGTLTAAFVLAAIPDDEDGHRGVRPRIVKRVVDAIHADSAHTWTPGEMAEVAGVSVRRLQQGFRACMNQTPFEYLFEVRLERAHAELMAAGPPATVADIAFRCGITHTSRFAAAYRDRFGSTPSETLRR